A genomic stretch from Chitinophaga agri includes:
- the ygiD gene encoding 4,5-DOPA-extradiol-dioxygenase — protein sequence MERKNFIKSIAVGALSMTTLSAFKNFTDNLPEDEHMMPVLFIGHGSPMNGIEDTEFSRRWTQMAKETPTPKAVLVVSAHWLTRGTRITAMDFPKTIHDFGGFPRELFAVQYPAPGDPLLAKETAKLIQSTQVELDHDWGLDHGTWTIIRHMYPHADIPVLQLSIDYSKHPQYHYEMAKELYALRKKGVLIIGSGNMVHNLRMAAWDRLNEQFAFDWASKINDQFKYLIQQNDHRALINYEKLGREATLAIPTPDHYLPLIYTLGLKSSKDNVAFFNDKAVAGSLTMTSVKIG from the coding sequence ATGGAAAGGAAAAATTTTATTAAATCGATAGCAGTAGGAGCTCTTAGTATGACAACTTTATCCGCATTCAAAAACTTTACAGATAATCTCCCTGAAGACGAGCACATGATGCCCGTACTCTTCATCGGACACGGATCTCCCATGAATGGGATCGAAGACACGGAGTTCAGCCGTCGCTGGACACAAATGGCGAAAGAGACACCCACGCCAAAGGCTGTACTGGTGGTCTCTGCGCACTGGCTGACCAGAGGCACCAGGATCACCGCCATGGACTTCCCTAAGACCATTCATGATTTCGGTGGGTTTCCCAGGGAACTCTTCGCCGTACAATACCCTGCCCCCGGCGATCCATTGCTGGCAAAAGAAACAGCAAAACTGATCCAGTCCACACAGGTAGAACTGGACCATGACTGGGGACTGGACCACGGTACCTGGACCATCATCCGGCATATGTACCCGCATGCTGATATACCGGTACTGCAACTCAGTATTGACTACTCAAAACATCCGCAGTACCACTATGAAATGGCAAAGGAACTATATGCCCTCCGTAAGAAAGGTGTCCTGATCATCGGTAGCGGCAACATGGTACACAACCTCCGGATGGCTGCCTGGGACAGACTGAACGAACAGTTTGCCTTCGACTGGGCCTCAAAGATCAACGATCAGTTCAAATACCTGATCCAGCAGAACGATCACAGAGCACTCATCAACTATGAGAAACTGGGAAGGGAAGCTACGCTGGCCATCCCAACACCTGATCACTATCTGCCGCTCATTTACACACTCGGATTAAAAAGCAGCAAAGACAACGTGGCATTCTTTAACGACAAGGCGGTGGCTGGTTCACTGACTATGACCTCAGTAAAAATTGGCTAA
- a CDS encoding Crp/Fnr family transcriptional regulator: MYDLFFQRFNEKVPLTTDETAIIKAHLVPKTLRKKEFLLHEGEVSKHIAFVENGVLRMYLPEENGTQRITQFAIEGWTIADLYSFLTGEPATQSIDALEDTTVLLISKSAHETLLKQLGKYETYMRLLITNAYIALQKRFTSSFHLSLEEQYQHFVNTYPQIVNRVPQHMIASYMGLTPATLSRLRKRLSLRKQG; the protein is encoded by the coding sequence ATGTACGATCTATTCTTCCAGCGGTTCAATGAAAAGGTGCCCCTAACGACGGACGAAACGGCCATCATAAAAGCGCATCTGGTACCTAAAACATTACGGAAGAAGGAATTCCTGCTCCATGAAGGTGAGGTCAGTAAACATATTGCCTTTGTAGAAAATGGGGTATTACGCATGTATCTTCCGGAAGAAAATGGTACACAGCGCATTACACAGTTCGCCATAGAAGGCTGGACCATTGCTGACCTATATAGCTTCCTCACTGGCGAACCCGCCACCCAAAGCATTGATGCGCTGGAAGACACAACGGTTCTGCTGATCAGTAAAAGCGCTCACGAGACGCTACTGAAACAACTGGGTAAATACGAGACCTATATGCGGCTACTTATCACTAATGCCTATATCGCTTTGCAGAAGCGCTTTACCTCTTCCTTTCACTTATCGCTGGAAGAGCAATACCAGCACTTTGTCAATACCTACCCGCAGATAGTGAACCGGGTACCTCAGCATATGATCGCGTCGTATATGGGACTGACGCCGGCTACCCTAAGCCGCCTCCGGAAAAGATTATCACTCCGGAAGCAGGGGTAG
- a CDS encoding thiamine pyrophosphate-dependent enzyme → MQSKVADQLVEMLVNAGIKRIYAITGDSLNGLNDAIRKHPELTWIHVRNEEAGAFAASADAQISGLACCAGSSGPGHVHLVNGLYDAHRSGAPVLAIATTCATKEFGSGYFQETNVIKLFDDCSYYTQVGATPEQVPRMTQAAIQTAVQKKGVAVVGLPGDVALSAATTIESSTRNYFTRATICPMPEELAVLAGIINAHPKICIFCGIGAAEAHDEVVAMAALLKAPVGYSFRGKMGIGYDNPYQVGMTGLLGLPSAYHSMHESDVVILLGTDFPYTQFYPENKKIIQIDIKPENLGRRAKLEMGLYGDIKTTLNALLPLLKEKTDNSFLNAQLEIYHKVQEHLQLYVKDKGAKNAIHPEAVAATLNKLAADDAIFTCDTGMCNVWSARYIDATGKRKMIGSFVHGSMANAMPHAMGAALASPGTQVVAMCGDGGISMLLGDLATIKQYRLPVKLIVFNNRSLGMVKLEMEVLGLPDFQVDMQDPDFAKVAEAMGIKGITISDPAELENGLREAFNTDGPVLVNVFTDPAALSMPPHVELKMVKGMAISMTKMMLGGKFEDVLASVKGNYKHLYELFD, encoded by the coding sequence ATGCAGTCAAAGGTCGCAGATCAGCTGGTTGAAATGTTAGTTAACGCAGGTATTAAGAGAATATACGCCATCACCGGCGATAGTCTTAATGGCTTGAATGATGCTATCCGGAAACATCCGGAACTCACGTGGATACATGTAAGAAATGAAGAAGCAGGCGCGTTCGCAGCCTCCGCAGATGCGCAGATCAGTGGGCTGGCGTGTTGTGCGGGCAGCAGCGGACCCGGACACGTACACCTGGTGAACGGATTATATGATGCTCACCGTTCCGGCGCGCCGGTACTGGCAATTGCTACTACCTGTGCTACAAAGGAATTTGGTAGCGGTTATTTTCAGGAAACGAATGTGATCAAACTATTTGATGATTGCAGTTATTATACGCAGGTGGGGGCCACGCCGGAACAGGTGCCGAGAATGACACAGGCGGCGATTCAGACAGCTGTACAGAAGAAGGGTGTTGCAGTAGTAGGATTGCCTGGCGATGTAGCCCTGTCAGCTGCTACGACCATTGAATCATCCACCCGCAATTATTTTACCAGGGCTACGATCTGTCCTATGCCTGAAGAACTTGCTGTGCTAGCAGGTATAATCAACGCACATCCTAAGATCTGCATCTTTTGTGGTATCGGCGCTGCGGAGGCACACGATGAAGTAGTGGCCATGGCGGCTTTGCTGAAAGCGCCTGTGGGATATTCTTTCCGTGGGAAGATGGGCATTGGATACGATAACCCTTACCAGGTAGGTATGACCGGTTTGCTTGGATTACCTTCTGCCTATCACAGTATGCATGAGAGTGATGTGGTGATCCTGCTGGGAACTGATTTCCCTTACACACAATTTTATCCGGAGAATAAAAAGATCATCCAGATAGATATCAAACCAGAGAACCTGGGACGCCGGGCGAAGCTGGAGATGGGATTGTATGGCGATATTAAGACTACGCTCAATGCGTTACTGCCGTTACTGAAGGAAAAGACAGATAATAGCTTTCTGAACGCACAACTGGAAATCTATCATAAGGTGCAGGAACACTTACAACTCTACGTAAAAGACAAGGGTGCGAAGAATGCGATACATCCGGAAGCAGTAGCGGCGACATTGAACAAGCTGGCGGCAGACGATGCTATTTTTACCTGCGACACAGGTATGTGTAATGTATGGAGCGCGCGTTATATTGATGCTACCGGCAAAAGAAAAATGATAGGTTCTTTTGTACACGGTTCGATGGCCAACGCCATGCCGCATGCAATGGGCGCAGCATTGGCCAGTCCTGGTACGCAGGTGGTGGCTATGTGCGGTGATGGCGGTATCTCTATGTTACTCGGAGATCTTGCAACGATTAAACAATACAGACTGCCAGTAAAACTGATCGTGTTTAATAACCGTTCACTGGGTATGGTAAAACTGGAAATGGAAGTACTGGGGCTGCCGGATTTCCAGGTAGATATGCAGGACCCTGACTTTGCAAAAGTGGCGGAAGCAATGGGGATCAAAGGTATCACCATCAGCGATCCGGCGGAACTGGAGAATGGACTGCGGGAAGCATTTAATACAGACGGACCTGTGCTGGTCAATGTATTTACTGATCCTGCTGCATTGTCGATGCCGCCGCATGTTGAACTGAAGATGGTGAAGGGGATGGCCATTTCCATGACCAAAATGATGCTGGGGGGGAAGTTCGAGGATGTACTGGCTTCAGTGAAGGGCAATTACAAACATTTGTACGAGCTGTTCGATTAA
- a CDS encoding helix-turn-helix domain-containing protein — protein MIQLVRRTMEILQYIAQNGNNVRLQDITQSLQLEKTTVHNFLKSLIELICISPEQVTAIFPDG, from the coding sequence ATGATACAGTTGGTACGGCGTACAATGGAAATTCTGCAGTATATCGCCCAGAATGGGAATAATGTACGCCTGCAGGACATTACCCAGTCGCTGCAACTCGAAAAGACGACGGTTCATAATTTTCTGAAATCTCTCATTGAACTGATATGTATCAGTCCGGAACAGGTAACGGCTATCTTTCCTGACGGATGA
- a CDS encoding porin: MKQLLFICALCLITGLSSFAQGGSPEYKDGMRIKFDSSGKKYIQFNTYATFWARHTRANPGTAINGVQKDSWTDFSIRQFRLTTYSQLGPRYLIVANIGIDNQTFSSGGSSGGGNTGNGSAQFQGTLGKKPELYVHDLWNEYAVLPDHKDASCRMNNVSLYVGTGLHYWMGISRMTTASSSNYLALDVPLYNWPLVDLSDQFARQIGVYAKGHVYKLSYRWAVNKPFTVLNQPVAYPAGAPDSGYAVDNNAAGGLSTTGYVAWQFFERESDFLPFTVGTYVGTKKVLNVGAGYYYTASGTTTQRSNTATAALQEHNIGLWATDVFADIPFGGNTSNWAFTGYSVYYNYHFGPGYLRNGSIMNVNAGAAERYNGVKSQAGFGNLAPIIGTGTSWFTQAGILLPKTMWRSAVRVQAFGEYSWQRFQRYGSNAFTYWSCGSNIFLDGHHARVTLKYQTRPVVVADRQYTSRGTFIVATQVSL, from the coding sequence ATGAAACAGTTGCTGTTCATTTGTGCCCTTTGTTTGATAACCGGCCTTTCATCCTTTGCGCAGGGTGGCTCTCCAGAATATAAAGATGGCATGCGTATCAAGTTCGATTCCTCCGGGAAGAAGTACATACAGTTTAATACATATGCCACTTTCTGGGCGAGACACACCCGCGCTAACCCCGGAACAGCGATCAATGGTGTGCAGAAGGATAGCTGGACCGATTTCAGCATCCGTCAGTTCAGACTAACGACTTACAGTCAGCTGGGCCCCCGGTATCTGATCGTCGCCAATATCGGTATAGATAACCAGACCTTTTCCAGTGGTGGTAGTAGCGGTGGCGGCAACACGGGGAACGGCAGCGCGCAGTTCCAGGGTACGCTGGGTAAGAAGCCGGAGTTATACGTCCATGATCTCTGGAATGAATATGCAGTGCTGCCTGATCATAAAGACGCCTCCTGCAGGATGAATAACGTGTCTTTGTATGTGGGTACCGGCCTGCATTACTGGATGGGGATCAGTCGTATGACGACGGCCAGTTCATCGAACTACCTGGCTTTGGACGTACCGCTGTATAACTGGCCACTGGTTGATCTGTCAGATCAGTTTGCCCGCCAGATCGGTGTTTATGCAAAAGGACATGTTTATAAACTGTCATACAGGTGGGCGGTCAATAAACCATTTACCGTGCTGAATCAACCAGTGGCTTATCCGGCTGGGGCGCCGGACAGCGGGTATGCCGTAGATAATAATGCGGCAGGTGGATTGTCTACGACCGGTTATGTGGCCTGGCAGTTTTTTGAGCGGGAGTCGGACTTCCTGCCATTTACGGTAGGTACTTATGTGGGTACAAAAAAGGTGCTGAATGTAGGTGCAGGATATTACTACACCGCGTCCGGAACGACCACACAACGGTCTAATACAGCGACAGCTGCATTGCAGGAGCATAACATAGGATTGTGGGCGACGGATGTATTTGCAGACATCCCATTCGGTGGTAATACCAGTAACTGGGCATTCACGGGTTATAGTGTGTACTACAATTATCACTTCGGTCCTGGTTATCTTCGTAATGGTTCCATTATGAATGTGAATGCCGGTGCAGCAGAGCGCTACAATGGCGTGAAGTCACAGGCAGGGTTTGGGAATCTTGCGCCTATTATTGGTACAGGTACTTCCTGGTTTACACAAGCAGGAATTTTACTGCCAAAGACAATGTGGAGGAGTGCCGTAAGGGTACAGGCTTTCGGAGAATATAGCTGGCAGCGCTTCCAGCGTTATGGTAGTAATGCGTTCACGTACTGGAGTTGTGGTTCGAATATTTTCCTGGATGGGCATCATGCGAGAGTGACGCTGAAGTATCAGACACGTCCGGTAGTTGTCGCAGACAGGCAATATACCTCAAGGGGGACGTTTATTGTGGCGACACAGGTGTCTTTATGA
- a CDS encoding GNAT family N-acetyltransferase translates to MNVVKAPEQHTSPEPFNYHHIKSDKLLPDDYLSTVMDNIVIKRTASTVPDFQLLITELDADLRRRNGDIMDIYDGHNKLQPLDTAVVIYMNDVPVCCGCFKSYSDDAVEVKRVYVRDEARGKGFSKLLMKELETWATEIGFRKTVLETGSQQQEALGLYTSLGYKRIPNYEPYIGLPDSVCFEKDLL, encoded by the coding sequence TTGAATGTAGTAAAGGCTCCGGAGCAACATACCTCTCCGGAGCCTTTTAATTATCACCACATAAAATCAGACAAACTCCTGCCAGATGATTATCTTAGTACCGTCATGGATAATATCGTCATCAAAAGAACAGCCAGTACCGTTCCGGACTTCCAACTGCTCATTACCGAGCTGGATGCAGACCTGCGCCGCCGCAACGGAGATATTATGGACATCTACGACGGGCACAATAAGCTCCAGCCGCTCGATACGGCTGTCGTTATCTATATGAATGATGTACCTGTTTGCTGCGGATGCTTCAAATCCTACAGTGACGATGCTGTTGAGGTAAAACGAGTGTATGTACGCGACGAGGCAAGAGGAAAGGGTTTCAGTAAATTACTGATGAAAGAACTGGAAACCTGGGCGACAGAAATCGGCTTCCGTAAAACCGTGCTGGAGACAGGCAGTCAGCAACAGGAAGCACTGGGATTATATACCAGTCTTGGGTATAAACGTATCCCTAATTATGAGCCTTATATCGGTTTGCCGGATAGTGTTTGTTTTGAAAAGGATCTGCTATAA
- a CDS encoding DinB family protein has protein sequence MKAVAFIQTLVLFLGISGIVNAQSSTDAMVKEWERAKAYTKEYLDAMPDKDYGLKPTPEMRSFAEQMLHIADANYGFSSAATGEKSPFGMGEAEKTTDRSKEAVTKVVMESYDFAISCLKKLTPAQLNENIKLMDRFELTKGTTFEKAFEHQTHHRGQATVYLRLAGVKPPMEKLF, from the coding sequence ATGAAAGCTGTTGCATTTATTCAGACCCTGGTGTTGTTCCTGGGTATATCCGGTATCGTCAATGCCCAATCTTCTACCGACGCCATGGTCAAAGAATGGGAACGTGCCAAAGCATACACCAAAGAATATCTTGACGCCATGCCGGACAAAGATTACGGACTAAAACCAACGCCGGAAATGCGATCATTTGCAGAGCAGATGTTACACATCGCCGATGCGAACTATGGTTTCTCATCTGCCGCTACGGGGGAAAAATCTCCCTTTGGTATGGGAGAAGCTGAAAAGACTACTGATAGGTCAAAAGAAGCCGTAACAAAAGTGGTGATGGAAAGCTATGATTTCGCTATCAGTTGCCTGAAAAAGCTGACGCCAGCACAGCTAAATGAAAACATCAAACTAATGGACCGGTTTGAGCTGACCAAAGGGACTACCTTTGAAAAGGCGTTTGAGCATCAGACCCATCACAGGGGACAAGCTACTGTGTACCTGCGGCTAGCTGGTGTCAAACCTCCCATGGAGAAGCTGTTCTAA
- a CDS encoding LamG domain-containing protein has protein sequence MKRSTFPMTDGMTIPVRLSRLIGMAALILAFSLPVDAQRQRMTYNLSDLLTKKSFTVENRRISGLTEKNGVRLSADNGAGVAWINNASFSNGAIEADLRGKDIKQRSFIGIAFHGASKDDCEVIYFRPFNFHAKDSLASMHMVQYVQDTLYGWERLREEHPGVYENKLAVPPAPDDWFHVKIDVQGKAIKVYVNNEKSPSLQVTSLGTRTSGKLGLWVGNNAEGDFGNLVVAPR, from the coding sequence ATGAAAAGAAGTACATTCCCAATGACCGACGGTATGACGATACCTGTTCGGTTAAGCCGTCTGATAGGTATGGCTGCATTAATCCTCGCATTCAGTCTCCCTGTTGATGCCCAGCGTCAGCGTATGACCTATAACCTGTCAGACCTGTTAACCAAAAAAAGCTTCACTGTCGAAAACAGGCGTATATCCGGACTGACTGAGAAAAACGGCGTCCGGCTTTCCGCTGACAATGGCGCCGGCGTTGCCTGGATTAATAACGCCTCCTTCTCCAATGGTGCTATAGAAGCCGATCTGCGGGGCAAAGACATCAAACAACGTAGCTTTATCGGTATAGCCTTTCACGGCGCGTCGAAAGACGATTGTGAAGTGATCTACTTCCGGCCCTTTAACTTCCATGCGAAAGACAGCCTGGCCAGCATGCACATGGTACAGTATGTACAGGACACTCTCTATGGATGGGAACGGCTAAGGGAAGAACACCCGGGTGTATATGAAAACAAACTTGCTGTACCGCCTGCACCCGACGACTGGTTCCATGTGAAGATAGATGTACAGGGTAAGGCCATTAAAGTATATGTCAATAATGAGAAAAGCCCCAGTCTGCAGGTAACCTCACTGGGTACCCGGACCTCCGGCAAACTGGGTTTGTGGGTAGGTAATAATGCCGAAGGGGATTTCGGGAACCTCGTCGTAGCACCACGTTAA
- a CDS encoding 3-ketoacyl-ACP reductase, with protein sequence MQSLQGKTAVITGAGKGLGKAMALALAAEGVHLGLIARTAADLQQVAGEVKAINADVNVAYATADVGDYAQVKAAIASITGALKKIDILINNAGVLAYGGILEIPVEEWEKVFQVNVLGTYYVTREVLPFILEQGKGDIINVASTAGQKGAAKMTAYGASKAAVINFTESLMQEVRKSNVRVTTLNPSTIATEMTLTSKFTDGNPDKVLQPEDLAFLVVNNLKLPQRAFVKEVGLWSTNP encoded by the coding sequence ATGCAATCATTACAAGGAAAGACCGCCGTTATCACCGGCGCAGGAAAAGGATTAGGTAAAGCAATGGCACTGGCACTGGCCGCAGAGGGTGTACATCTGGGGCTGATCGCCCGCACGGCGGCTGACCTGCAACAGGTAGCAGGGGAAGTGAAGGCAATCAATGCGGATGTGAACGTGGCATATGCGACTGCAGATGTAGGCGACTATGCGCAGGTAAAAGCCGCAATAGCCAGCATCACCGGTGCCCTGAAAAAAATCGATATACTGATCAATAATGCAGGTGTACTGGCGTATGGCGGTATACTGGAGATTCCGGTGGAGGAATGGGAGAAAGTATTCCAGGTGAATGTACTGGGTACGTATTATGTAACACGTGAGGTATTACCGTTCATCCTGGAGCAGGGTAAGGGTGATATTATCAATGTGGCATCTACAGCGGGACAGAAGGGTGCGGCGAAGATGACAGCCTATGGTGCGTCCAAAGCGGCGGTGATCAACTTTACAGAGTCGCTGATGCAGGAGGTGCGTAAATCGAATGTGCGCGTGACCACACTGAACCCTAGTACGATCGCAACAGAGATGACATTGACATCTAAGTTTACTGATGGAAATCCGGACAAGGTATTACAACCGGAAGATCTGGCATTCCTGGTGGTGAATAATCTGAAGCTGCCCCAGCGCGCTTTTGTAAAGGAAGTAGGATTGTGGTCAACTAATCCATGA
- a CDS encoding MFS transporter — protein MMNVDTNDKRQAFIWAWVIGTIFYLVEYAVRSSPAVMIPELEQVFHVDAVGIGEIVVKYYFTYSVTSLVAGVALDRWGGKGVISFGSLVLGVGSLLFAVPLVAAGDIGRLLQGAGSAFAFTGCVYLAAHGFSPKFLATAIGITQCVGMLGGSAGQFVTGPLISSGFPVKSFWLIIGVISVVIAVMLYMTTPREQVSVSGKTAGILAPYRIVFTNPQSYLSGVISGCLFAPTTIFAMTWGIAFLKQDLQFSNQAAVVACAMVPMGWVVGCPLAGWISDRMGKRRPVLIAGIVVMFIAFTQFVFLPASLPSWLTLAVFGIASGVAMIPYSIIKEANPDEVKGSATGGINFLVFGVTSILGPIFAAYFGKTLFTASDNTAHFKGAGIFFIVIILVAFFLSLVIGETGKGAGLRKVQVS, from the coding sequence ATGATGAACGTGGACACGAATGATAAGCGCCAGGCTTTTATCTGGGCCTGGGTGATTGGGACGATCTTTTATCTGGTAGAATATGCGGTAAGGTCGTCTCCGGCAGTGATGATTCCTGAACTGGAACAGGTCTTTCATGTAGATGCAGTCGGTATCGGAGAGATCGTGGTGAAGTACTATTTTACCTATTCGGTGACCAGCCTGGTAGCCGGGGTGGCACTGGACCGCTGGGGAGGTAAGGGAGTGATCTCTTTCGGATCGCTGGTATTGGGAGTGGGGTCACTGTTGTTTGCGGTGCCACTTGTGGCAGCAGGAGATATCGGCAGGTTATTACAGGGAGCAGGGTCCGCTTTTGCTTTTACCGGTTGTGTGTACCTGGCTGCACATGGTTTCTCACCTAAGTTCCTGGCGACGGCAATTGGTATTACACAATGTGTAGGTATGCTGGGAGGCTCCGCGGGTCAGTTTGTAACCGGCCCGTTGATCAGCAGCGGGTTTCCGGTAAAGAGCTTCTGGCTGATCATCGGCGTGATCAGTGTAGTCATTGCAGTGATGCTGTATATGACAACGCCGAGGGAACAGGTAAGCGTAAGCGGTAAGACGGCTGGTATACTGGCGCCTTACAGGATTGTTTTTACCAATCCACAGTCTTATCTGAGTGGTGTGATATCAGGATGTCTGTTTGCACCCACCACTATTTTTGCGATGACCTGGGGAATTGCCTTCTTAAAGCAGGACCTGCAATTCTCTAATCAGGCGGCCGTTGTCGCATGTGCAATGGTACCAATGGGCTGGGTAGTAGGTTGCCCCCTGGCAGGGTGGATCTCGGACCGGATGGGTAAACGCAGGCCGGTATTGATCGCCGGTATCGTAGTGATGTTCATTGCTTTTACGCAATTTGTTTTCCTGCCTGCTTCATTACCCAGCTGGCTGACGCTGGCAGTGTTTGGCATTGCGTCGGGCGTTGCGATGATTCCTTATTCAATTATCAAGGAAGCAAATCCGGATGAGGTGAAAGGTAGTGCAACCGGTGGGATCAACTTCCTGGTGTTTGGCGTGACGTCTATATTGGGGCCAATATTTGCAGCTTATTTTGGGAAGACACTTTTTACCGCATCAGATAATACCGCTCATTTCAAGGGTGCAGGAATATTCTTTATTGTCATTATATTGGTGGCATTCTTCCTGAGCCTTGTGATTGGTGAAACGGGTAAAGGTGCGGGATTAAGAAAAGTGCAGGTATCATGA